One Sphingomonas limnosediminicola DNA segment encodes these proteins:
- the trpD gene encoding anthranilate phosphoribosyltransferase, producing the protein MPKLLSGEDLPAEDAEHLFERLVLGRLEPAEIAGMLIALRMKGETADEMIGAAHALFAAAEPFERPDYLYADCCGTGGDGSGLINVSTATAFVAAAAGLPIAKHGNRSVSSRCGSADVLEALGARIDVPSDKARSLLDQTGFCFLFAPAYHPGMKHAALVRRQLSVRTVMNLLGPCVNPARPPVQLLGVADPKMLRRITQTLDAIGVEEALVVHGSGLDEVALHGETRALRLSNGAITELEITPEDAGLERAPLSVVTGGDAAENAARLRALLEGRGTQADNDIVILNTAALLHTAGKAATLKDAAGEAREALQSGKAGKVLDNYIEASRG; encoded by the coding sequence TTGCCCAAGCTCCTGTCCGGCGAGGACCTGCCGGCGGAAGATGCCGAGCATCTCTTCGAGCGGCTGGTCCTCGGGCGCCTTGAACCCGCCGAAATCGCCGGCATGCTGATCGCGCTTCGGATGAAGGGCGAAACGGCCGACGAAATGATCGGGGCCGCGCATGCCTTGTTCGCGGCTGCCGAGCCGTTCGAGCGGCCGGATTATCTCTACGCCGATTGCTGCGGCACGGGCGGCGACGGATCGGGGCTGATCAATGTGTCGACCGCAACGGCGTTCGTCGCGGCAGCAGCAGGCTTGCCAATAGCCAAGCACGGCAATCGCAGCGTCAGCTCACGCTGCGGCTCGGCGGACGTGCTCGAAGCGCTTGGCGCGCGGATCGACGTTCCGAGCGACAAGGCGCGATCGCTTCTCGATCAGACCGGCTTCTGCTTCCTCTTCGCGCCGGCCTATCATCCGGGCATGAAGCACGCGGCACTGGTTCGCCGCCAGCTTTCGGTGCGAACGGTGATGAACCTCCTCGGTCCGTGCGTAAATCCGGCGCGTCCGCCGGTTCAATTGCTCGGGGTTGCCGATCCGAAGATGCTTCGGCGGATCACGCAGACGCTCGATGCGATCGGGGTCGAGGAGGCACTTGTCGTCCATGGTTCCGGGCTCGATGAGGTCGCACTCCACGGTGAAACGCGGGCGCTCCGATTGTCCAACGGCGCCATTACCGAACTTGAGATCACACCGGAGGACGCCGGGCTTGAACGGGCGCCGCTGAGCGTCGTGACTGGCGGCGATGCGGCAGAGAATGCGGCGCGGCTTCGGGCTTTGCTGGAGGGGCGCGGAACGCAGGCCGACAACGACATCGTCATCCTCAACACCGCTGCGCTTCTTCACACGGCGGGCAAGGCGGCGACGTTGAAGGATGCGGCGGGAGAAGCACGTGAAGCGTTGCAGTCCGGCAAGGCGGGTAAGGTGCTCGACAATTATATCGAGGCGAGCCGTGGCTGA
- a CDS encoding helix-turn-helix transcriptional regulator yields the protein MSDTAGGQDEPAREDDMARRVSRLTAGQLDCLRLVGQHLSSKEIATELKISPHTVDQRIRQSLAILGVERRAQAARLVAQYAASGVDPYQRLIHQSPYIPADSKTDHPEAAVSHQIRHADRAGKVGEAGFLTEQRPVSLRPSLQPPFATRNNPRNEMSVGQRLFWVVAIATGAAFSAGMYLAGLESLARLLKS from the coding sequence GTGAGTGACACCGCCGGGGGTCAAGATGAACCCGCTCGCGAGGACGACATGGCGCGTCGCGTAAGCCGCCTGACGGCCGGCCAACTCGACTGCTTGCGCCTTGTCGGCCAGCACCTCTCATCCAAGGAAATCGCGACCGAGCTCAAGATATCTCCGCACACGGTCGACCAGCGTATCCGACAGTCGCTTGCGATCCTGGGCGTCGAACGTCGTGCACAGGCCGCGCGCCTCGTCGCGCAGTACGCGGCATCCGGCGTAGACCCATATCAACGGTTGATACATCAATCGCCGTACATTCCCGCAGACTCAAAAACCGACCACCCAGAAGCCGCGGTCAGTCATCAGATTCGGCACGCTGATCGCGCAGGGAAGGTCGGGGAAGCTGGTTTCCTAACCGAGCAGAGGCCCGTTTCACTCCGGCCTTCCTTGCAACCGCCGTTCGCTACGAGGAACAACCCGCGGAATGAGATGAGTGTCGGCCAGAGGCTGTTCTGGGTCGTTGCAATTGCGACCGGTGCAGCATTTTCGGCGGGCATGTATCTCGCCGGACTCGAAAGCCTCGCCAGGCTTCTGAAGAGCTAA